From a region of the Bradyrhizobium diazoefficiens genome:
- a CDS encoding SDR family oxidoreductase yields the protein MDLGLKSKTAVVTGASIGIGRAIAKGLAAEGVRVVGVARRTDLLAELAKEIGGGLIAPFEQDVMAKDAAERIAAFAVSELGHVDILVNNAGGSRPLPVDAPDSKWDEAIALNFTSYRRIAHALLPQMIERKWGRIVNITGKSEPEGLNAAFAAKAAVHAWAKGLSREIGEHGITINCIPPGRIMSEQIRRNYAPDYRERFAEEEIPVGYWGEPEDLAALAVFLASPVARYITGTVIPVDGGLRRYQF from the coding sequence ATGGACCTCGGCCTCAAATCGAAAACCGCAGTCGTCACCGGCGCGAGCATCGGCATCGGCCGCGCCATCGCCAAGGGCCTTGCCGCCGAAGGCGTGCGCGTGGTCGGCGTGGCCCGGCGCACCGATCTGCTCGCCGAGTTGGCGAAAGAGATCGGTGGCGGGCTGATCGCGCCGTTCGAGCAGGACGTGATGGCCAAGGACGCCGCGGAGAGGATCGCCGCCTTCGCCGTGAGCGAACTCGGCCATGTCGACATCCTCGTCAACAATGCCGGCGGCAGCCGGCCGTTGCCGGTCGATGCGCCCGACAGCAAATGGGACGAGGCGATCGCGCTGAACTTCACCAGCTACCGCCGCATCGCGCATGCGCTGCTGCCGCAGATGATCGAGCGCAAATGGGGCCGCATCGTCAACATCACCGGCAAGTCCGAGCCCGAAGGCCTGAACGCCGCCTTCGCCGCCAAGGCCGCCGTGCACGCCTGGGCCAAGGGCCTGTCGCGCGAGATCGGCGAGCACGGCATCACCATCAACTGCATTCCGCCCGGCCGCATCATGAGCGAGCAGATCCGCCGCAACTACGCGCCGGATTATCGCGAGCGCTTTGCGGAGGAAGAAATCCCGGTCGGCTATTGGGGCGAGCCGGAGGATCTGGCGGCGCTCGCGGTGTTTCTGGCCTCACCGGTGGCGCGATACATCACCGGGACCGTGATTCCGGTGGATGGAGGGCTGCGGCGGTATCAGTTTTAG
- a CDS encoding adenylate/guanylate cyclase domain-containing protein yields the protein MAFPRERDASPRPDSLVGPEVASGQRKLVAVLAADIVGYSRLMEADEEDTHKRVLLLRATMIDPTIAKYRGRVIKNTGDGFLAVFDSANDASQCALAIQRGANAMSAEEPEHRFISLRMGINVADAIFEREDIYGDGVNIAARLQTYSEPGGIVVSGAVADQISEQAGVSVVDFGELHLRNLSRPVKAFGLRIERSPHPVADSPSRAQGRPSIVVLPFRNLASQDHAYFAEGIVDEIIHALSALKELFVISRGSTLGYSSEIIDVRAIGRELGVRYVLYGSVRRSGGRLRINTELNDTESGNIIYSDRYEGELSELFALQEQISTRVVTTIAPHVREWERARALRKHPQNLTAYDLVLQALSYLYRMDYDSFSRARGLLQQAVTHDPNYAPVYSYLAYWYMFRVGQGWSADAAADSMEASRNASRAIERDGNDALALAIDGHVHSFLFKDFETATRLLDRAISVGPNSAMAWTMSSATCGYLGEGPTAVLRAEHGLRLSPLDSHVFWHEHLLSQAHYINGNFDEAAAWGWRAAKHNERFTSNFRILAASLVAIGKFVDAREIAQRHMLIDPNFHLQAWADRTPLHAATRDNLRQRLKAAGFPD from the coding sequence ATGGCCTTCCCCCGTGAACGCGATGCCAGCCCGAGACCCGACTCGCTTGTAGGGCCGGAGGTTGCTTCTGGTCAGCGCAAGCTGGTGGCCGTGCTCGCGGCCGACATCGTGGGTTACAGCCGATTAATGGAAGCGGACGAGGAAGATACCCACAAGCGGGTCCTCTTGCTGCGCGCAACAATGATCGACCCGACGATTGCGAAGTACAGGGGTCGGGTGATCAAGAACACCGGAGACGGTTTCCTTGCGGTGTTTGACAGTGCAAATGACGCCTCCCAATGTGCGCTCGCAATTCAGCGCGGCGCCAACGCGATGTCGGCGGAAGAACCGGAACATCGGTTCATCAGTCTCCGGATGGGGATCAACGTTGCGGATGCGATCTTTGAACGGGAAGATATTTATGGCGATGGCGTGAACATCGCCGCTCGGCTTCAGACCTACTCCGAGCCCGGCGGCATCGTCGTCTCAGGTGCTGTCGCGGATCAGATCAGTGAGCAGGCCGGCGTCTCCGTCGTCGACTTCGGCGAGCTGCATCTGCGGAATCTATCGCGCCCCGTCAAAGCGTTCGGGCTGCGCATCGAACGTTCACCGCATCCGGTGGCAGATAGTCCAAGCAGAGCGCAGGGCCGACCATCCATCGTCGTTCTGCCATTCCGCAATCTTGCCAGTCAGGATCATGCCTATTTTGCCGAGGGGATTGTCGACGAAATCATTCACGCGCTCTCCGCGCTGAAGGAGCTGTTCGTGATATCGCGCGGGTCGACGCTGGGTTATAGCAGCGAAATCATCGATGTCCGCGCCATCGGTCGCGAACTGGGCGTGCGCTATGTGCTCTACGGCAGCGTTCGCCGCTCCGGCGGGCGGCTACGTATCAATACCGAGCTCAACGACACCGAGTCGGGCAACATCATCTACTCCGATCGTTATGAAGGCGAGCTCAGCGAGTTGTTTGCACTGCAGGAGCAAATCTCGACTCGAGTGGTCACGACGATCGCGCCACATGTTCGCGAGTGGGAGCGTGCACGGGCTCTGCGCAAGCATCCGCAAAATTTGACGGCTTATGATCTGGTTCTTCAAGCGTTGAGCTATCTGTACCGTATGGACTACGACTCGTTCTCGCGGGCGCGCGGATTGCTGCAGCAGGCCGTCACGCATGATCCCAACTATGCGCCGGTCTATTCATACCTCGCATACTGGTACATGTTCAGGGTTGGCCAGGGCTGGTCCGCCGACGCCGCTGCCGATAGCATGGAGGCGTCGCGCAATGCGTCCAGGGCAATCGAGCGCGATGGCAACGATGCGCTCGCTCTGGCCATCGACGGTCACGTGCATTCATTTCTGTTCAAGGATTTCGAGACAGCGACCCGCCTGTTGGACCGCGCGATCTCGGTCGGTCCCAATTCGGCCATGGCGTGGACGATGAGCAGTGCGACCTGCGGCTATCTTGGCGAGGGCCCAACCGCGGTCTTGCGCGCCGAACACGGCCTGCGCTTGTCGCCCCTGGATTCACACGTGTTCTGGCACGAGCACCTGCTTTCTCAGGCGCACTACATCAACGGCAATTTCGATGAAGCGGCTGCCTGGGGTTGGCGAGCGGCGAAGCATAATGAGCGTTTCACCTCGAACTTCCGCATCCTCGCAGCCAGCCTGGTGGCGATCGGAAAGTTTGTAGACGCGCGCGAGATCGCGCAACGCCATATGCTGATTGACCCGAATTTCCATTTGCAGGCATGGGCGGACCGCACGCCGCTCCACGCGGCCACCCGCGACAATCTTCGACAACGACTCAAGGCGGCAGGATTTCCAGACTGA
- a CDS encoding G1 family glutamic endopeptidase: MSARASRTEQRMLPTRDELNASLRRQILLPPPPPPKDFDALNADARELEFYRLPPKPPLRAGPKAEALWVRLLSKPLQALPLIYPGSATDFRVNRGRLGSGYPGRHETSFNWSGASIAATEGTQFTQVWGAWEVPKPTAPSPAPGDYRCSTWIGIDGHRRFDYSLPQIGTTQKIVVANDGSAGPPSAEAWVQWWFRDDPDNGPWILSNFPVRPGDFVRCVLTVISQDHVRFFIKNETQGGKWLQIDLLAPTIPMTYPIGFPIEFPARGRTAEWVAERPTILHSTDLYRLPDYSVTKFVDCFALAGAGGIGYQPQDLANARLIKMIEIRDNPHRIAPLSKPEKLDQRTLRTRFVS; encoded by the coding sequence ATGAGCGCGCGCGCGAGTCGTACCGAGCAACGCATGCTTCCGACGCGGGACGAATTGAACGCAAGTCTGCGTCGGCAGATACTGCTGCCACCGCCACCGCCGCCCAAGGACTTCGACGCGCTGAATGCCGATGCGCGGGAGCTCGAATTCTACCGGCTTCCGCCCAAGCCGCCCCTGCGCGCGGGACCCAAGGCTGAGGCGTTATGGGTCAGGCTTCTTTCCAAGCCCCTCCAAGCTCTGCCTCTGATTTACCCGGGCTCCGCGACCGACTTTCGTGTCAACCGCGGCCGTTTGGGCTCGGGCTATCCCGGCCGTCACGAAACCAGCTTCAATTGGTCAGGCGCGTCTATTGCGGCGACGGAGGGTACCCAGTTCACACAGGTGTGGGGGGCGTGGGAGGTACCCAAGCCAACCGCTCCGTCACCTGCGCCGGGCGATTATCGCTGTTCGACTTGGATCGGGATCGATGGTCATCGGCGCTTCGATTATTCGCTGCCGCAGATCGGAACGACGCAAAAGATCGTGGTTGCCAATGACGGCAGCGCTGGCCCGCCTTCCGCGGAAGCATGGGTTCAATGGTGGTTTCGCGATGACCCCGATAATGGCCCGTGGATTCTCTCCAACTTTCCGGTGCGACCGGGGGACTTCGTCAGATGCGTTCTGACCGTTATATCGCAGGACCACGTCCGTTTTTTCATCAAGAACGAAACGCAAGGCGGAAAGTGGCTTCAGATCGATCTCCTCGCGCCGACGATTCCGATGACCTACCCGATCGGATTTCCGATCGAATTTCCGGCGCGAGGCCGTACGGCAGAGTGGGTCGCAGAGCGACCAACCATCTTGCATTCTACCGACCTTTATCGCTTGCCCGATTATAGCGTGACAAAGTTCGTCGACTGCTTCGCGCTCGCGGGCGCGGGCGGAATCGGCTATCAGCCTCAAGATCTGGCGAATGCCAGGCTGATCAAGATGATCGAGATCCGCGACAATCCGCATCGGATTGCGCCACTGTCAAAACCGGAAAAACTGGACCAGCGTACCCTACGAACCAGATTCGTGAGCTGA
- a CDS encoding glucan biosynthesis protein G, translating into MNRRQLLRASAAVSAAAILPRAAEAQTGSAAPFSPSYVRELARTLATKSFELPDEKLPDALKNLNYDQYRSIRFVPEKALWRDEKLPFEVQFFHRGFFYKNRVDIFQVVNGSVMPVQYRRDDFSFGEGLGQWPDVDLGFAGFRIHAPINRPDYYDEVCVFLGASYFRAIAKGETYGLSARGLAIDTGESKGEEFPVFKAFWLEKPASSASSLVVHALLDSKSAAASYRFTIRPGQTTVFDVEMALYPRVDVAHAGLAPMTSMFFFGPNDRKDFDDFRPAVHDSDGLAIFNGRGEQLWRPLNNPHDLQVSTFADRNPRGFGLMQREKHFYAYQDLESGFEKRPSLWFEPIGDWGEGAVKLFEIPTKEEIHDNIAALWQPKQPLTAKSEHIFVYRLHWGPDLPKPEALARFTRTGVGSRGDDSKLFVLELMGEQLKKIDPKAIKGVVTAEKADISNIVTQPNPVTGGWRLSFQCSIKGQKAVELRAYLAQGEAPVSEVWIYRWTP; encoded by the coding sequence GTGAACCGCCGGCAACTTCTTCGCGCCTCGGCTGCTGTCTCGGCTGCCGCTATACTGCCGCGTGCAGCGGAGGCTCAGACGGGGTCCGCCGCGCCCTTCAGCCCGTCCTACGTGCGCGAGCTTGCTCGCACGCTGGCGACCAAGTCGTTCGAGCTCCCCGACGAGAAGCTGCCGGACGCGCTGAAGAACCTCAACTATGACCAATATCGGTCCATTCGCTTCGTCCCGGAGAAGGCGCTGTGGCGTGACGAGAAGCTGCCGTTCGAGGTGCAATTTTTTCACCGCGGCTTCTTCTACAAGAACCGGGTCGACATCTTTCAGGTGGTGAACGGAAGCGTCATGCCGGTCCAGTACCGGCGCGACGACTTTTCGTTCGGCGAAGGTCTTGGGCAATGGCCGGATGTCGACCTCGGGTTTGCCGGATTCCGCATCCACGCTCCGATCAACCGGCCGGATTACTACGATGAGGTTTGCGTATTCCTGGGCGCAAGCTACTTCCGGGCCATCGCGAAAGGAGAGACATACGGTCTGTCCGCACGCGGGCTGGCGATCGATACCGGCGAAAGCAAGGGCGAGGAATTTCCGGTGTTCAAGGCGTTCTGGCTGGAAAAGCCGGCGTCCAGCGCGTCTTCCCTGGTGGTGCATGCGCTATTGGACAGCAAGAGTGCGGCGGCAAGCTACCGGTTCACCATCCGCCCTGGCCAGACCACCGTTTTCGACGTCGAGATGGCCCTCTATCCGCGGGTCGACGTCGCGCATGCCGGCCTCGCGCCGATGACCAGCATGTTCTTCTTCGGACCAAACGACCGCAAGGATTTTGACGATTTCCGACCGGCTGTTCACGACTCCGATGGACTTGCGATCTTCAATGGCAGAGGTGAACAGCTCTGGCGCCCGCTCAACAATCCGCACGATCTGCAGGTGAGCACGTTTGCCGATCGCAATCCAAGAGGCTTCGGGCTGATGCAGCGGGAAAAGCATTTCTACGCTTATCAGGATCTCGAATCCGGCTTCGAAAAGCGTCCAAGCCTCTGGTTCGAGCCGATCGGCGATTGGGGCGAAGGGGCGGTGAAATTGTTCGAGATTCCCACCAAGGAGGAGATCCACGACAACATCGCCGCGCTCTGGCAACCCAAGCAGCCGCTGACCGCCAAGAGCGAGCACATCTTCGTATATCGCCTGCACTGGGGCCCCGACCTGCCGAAACCCGAGGCGCTTGCGCGGTTCACGCGAACGGGAGTCGGCAGCCGTGGCGACGACAGCAAACTGTTCGTTCTCGAATTGATGGGGGAGCAACTCAAGAAGATCGATCCCAAGGCTATCAAAGGGGTGGTGACGGCTGAAAAGGCGGACATCAGCAACATCGTCACTCAACCCAATCCCGTGACCGGCGGATGGCGCCTGAGCTTCCAATGCTCGATCAAGGGGCAGAAGGCGGTGGAATTACGCGCGTACCTGGCGCAGGGCGAAGCGCCGGTTTCCGAAGTGTGGATTTATCGATGGACGCCCTGA
- a CDS encoding phosphatase PAP2 family protein, whose protein sequence is MAGNAGNAGNAGNAGNAGNVGNAGTGGGWSFPDRVDLPFITEAGVSTNRTTVTEFQDRSWTPDWFAWRLLAEFAINGGWSTITVAQPDYANTGAEIDDLVTMAKDERADALGEIFAQSDEFLSYFMALLNVTPSSHPNTCRVMMTASLIALQVVMHWKAYYQRPRPSQICPALLPPIQVPGHASYPSGHSTQAHLVALCLKSVMPASVQPMANDLTVLADRIARNRQIAGLHYQNDTDAGVQLAHDIYDILIDQTSVPSFDGLITAAQEEWP, encoded by the coding sequence ATGGCAGGCAACGCCGGGAATGCGGGGAACGCAGGTAACGCTGGGAATGCGGGAAACGTCGGCAACGCAGGCACGGGCGGCGGTTGGAGCTTTCCGGATCGCGTGGACCTGCCGTTCATTACGGAAGCGGGCGTCAGCACCAACCGCACCACCGTAACCGAGTTCCAGGACCGGAGCTGGACCCCGGACTGGTTCGCCTGGCGGCTGCTGGCCGAATTTGCCATTAACGGCGGGTGGAGCACGATCACGGTTGCCCAACCAGACTATGCGAACACTGGAGCGGAGATCGACGACCTCGTAACGATGGCCAAAGACGAGCGGGCGGACGCGCTCGGCGAGATTTTTGCGCAGAGCGACGAGTTTCTGAGCTACTTTATGGCGCTTCTCAACGTCACGCCAAGCTCGCATCCAAACACCTGTCGCGTGATGATGACGGCAAGCCTGATCGCGCTGCAGGTCGTGATGCATTGGAAAGCCTACTACCAGCGGCCACGACCATCGCAAATCTGCCCCGCGCTGTTGCCGCCGATTCAGGTTCCCGGCCACGCTTCCTATCCCAGCGGGCACTCGACTCAGGCGCATTTGGTCGCACTCTGCCTGAAATCGGTGATGCCAGCATCGGTGCAGCCGATGGCAAACGATCTCACAGTTCTTGCCGATCGGATCGCGCGAAACCGACAGATCGCCGGTCTCCACTACCAGAACGACACGGACGCCGGCGTTCAATTGGCCCATGACATCTACGATATTTTGATCGACCAAACCTCGGTGCCGAGTTTTGATGGCTTGATCACAGCCGCTCAGGAGGAGTGGCCATGA
- the mdoH gene encoding glucans biosynthesis glucosyltransferase MdoH, which translates to MDALKSPAPLRSTSGSRFLPPERPLPMPPCQLDHEAESRRNPVHSGAALIVRRLLIFVGTALLTVAGGYGMYDVVKVGGVTFLEAVLLGLFLVLLAWVAFSFMSALAGFFVLLMRRPLGLPLDATGALPAVTSRTAMLMPTYNEDPHHLTARLRAMYESVEASGHAEQFDWFLLSDTTDPDIWICEEMTFNELRRACGADRLYYRHRSDNTARKSGNIADWVRRFGAAYDYMIVLDADSLMEGDTIVRLVHAMESHPAAALIQTQPVIVNARTLFSRLQQFAGCVYGPIVAAGNAWWHGGDSNYWGHNAIIRVQAFAEQAGLPELHGRKPFGGHILSHDFVEAALMRRAGWAIYMAPTIGGSFEEVPPSVLDFAGRDRRWCQGNLQHLAVLPARGLYWVSRLHLLTGIGSYLTAPLWLLFLLLGLLISLQAHFIRPEYFPKGFSLFPTWPQQDPVLAAWVFAATMGLLIVPKLLAYALAISHRKRGIGVPDGPRLLLGVFCEALLAALIAPCMMIFQTKAVVEILVGRDAGWQVQRRSDGALARSEIYRKFAWPTLCGLVLALSAYAVSLPLLLWMSPVVVGLLLAIPLGIITSSRLQAPGVFATPETIHPPAVVLRANELAASRPIAFAGALRQLSQDPELLREHMESLSPTSPSRFGPVHVPLATARAKVEECESFEDVAAWLDKSELRAALGHPTLLQKILQMPRGRRE; encoded by the coding sequence ATGGACGCCCTGAAGTCGCCTGCGCCGTTGCGAAGTACCAGCGGCAGCCGCTTTCTTCCGCCGGAACGCCCGCTCCCAATGCCGCCGTGCCAGCTGGACCACGAGGCGGAATCCCGGCGGAATCCGGTTCATTCCGGGGCCGCGCTGATCGTTCGGCGCCTCTTGATCTTCGTCGGTACGGCCTTGCTGACGGTTGCGGGCGGCTACGGCATGTACGACGTGGTCAAAGTTGGTGGCGTGACCTTTCTCGAAGCGGTCTTGCTTGGTCTCTTCCTTGTGCTGCTCGCCTGGGTCGCATTCTCCTTCATGTCCGCGCTCGCCGGATTTTTCGTGCTGCTGATGCGCCGGCCTCTCGGCCTGCCACTCGACGCCACCGGCGCCTTGCCTGCGGTGACGTCGCGGACTGCCATGCTGATGCCGACCTACAACGAGGACCCGCACCATCTGACGGCGCGGCTGCGGGCGATGTATGAATCAGTTGAAGCGAGCGGACATGCAGAGCAGTTCGACTGGTTTTTGCTAAGCGATACGACCGACCCGGACATCTGGATCTGCGAGGAAATGACGTTCAACGAGCTGCGCCGCGCCTGCGGTGCGGATCGGCTGTACTACCGGCACCGTTCCGATAACACCGCACGAAAATCCGGCAACATCGCCGACTGGGTCAGGAGGTTCGGCGCGGCCTACGATTACATGATCGTCCTCGACGCAGACAGCCTGATGGAAGGCGACACGATCGTCCGTCTTGTCCATGCGATGGAATCCCATCCCGCTGCCGCGTTGATCCAGACACAGCCGGTCATCGTCAACGCGCGCACGCTGTTCAGCAGGCTGCAGCAGTTTGCGGGTTGTGTTTACGGCCCTATTGTCGCAGCCGGTAATGCCTGGTGGCACGGCGGCGACAGCAATTACTGGGGCCACAACGCCATCATCCGGGTGCAGGCATTCGCGGAACAGGCAGGCCTGCCCGAGTTGCACGGTCGAAAGCCTTTCGGAGGACACATCCTGAGCCATGATTTCGTCGAGGCCGCATTAATGCGCCGCGCCGGCTGGGCGATTTATATGGCGCCGACGATCGGCGGCAGCTTCGAAGAGGTCCCGCCGTCGGTGCTGGATTTCGCGGGGAGAGACCGTCGCTGGTGCCAGGGCAACCTTCAGCACCTCGCGGTCCTGCCGGCGCGCGGGCTGTACTGGGTGTCGCGGCTACATCTGCTGACCGGCATCGGCTCTTATCTCACCGCTCCGTTGTGGCTTCTGTTTCTGCTGCTCGGCCTGCTCATCTCATTGCAGGCGCACTTCATCCGTCCCGAATACTTTCCCAAGGGTTTCAGCTTGTTTCCCACCTGGCCGCAACAGGATCCCGTGCTTGCGGCCTGGGTCTTTGCGGCCACGATGGGACTTCTGATCGTGCCAAAGCTGCTGGCCTATGCCCTGGCGATCAGCCATCGCAAGAGGGGCATCGGGGTCCCTGACGGCCCTCGCCTGCTTCTGGGAGTATTTTGCGAAGCTCTTCTCGCCGCACTGATCGCTCCCTGCATGATGATCTTCCAGACCAAGGCGGTCGTGGAGATTCTCGTCGGGCGCGACGCGGGCTGGCAGGTGCAGCGCCGCAGCGATGGAGCGCTTGCGCGCAGCGAGATCTATCGCAAGTTCGCTTGGCCGACCCTGTGCGGACTGGTCCTTGCGCTCAGCGCCTATGCCGTCTCTCTACCGCTGCTGCTCTGGATGTCGCCCGTCGTGGTGGGCCTCCTGCTTGCGATCCCGCTGGGAATAATAACGTCTTCGCGGTTGCAGGCGCCGGGCGTTTTTGCAACGCCGGAAACCATTCATCCGCCTGCTGTGGTGCTCCGCGCGAACGAACTCGCCGCGTCCCGGCCTATCGCATTCGCCGGAGCTCTCCGCCAGCTCAGCCAGGATCCGGAACTGCTCCGCGAGCATATGGAATCGCTGTCGCCTACCAGCCCTTCCAGGTTCGGCCCTGTCCATGTGCCTCTTGCGACGGCACGCGCCAAGGTCGAAGAATGCGAGAGCTTCGAGGATGTCGCCGCCTGGCTCGACAAGTCGGAGCTGCGCGCGGCTCTCGGCCATCCGACGCTGCTCCAGAAAATCCTGCAGATGCCGCGCGGCAGGCGGGAGTAA
- a CDS encoding isocitrate/isopropylmalate family dehydrogenase, producing MHIVVMPGDGIGPEITTATSLVLRAASERFQLNLRLEEHAVGHASLKQFGTTVRPELLDIVRAADGLILGPTATFDFKDEAHGEINPSRHFRKSLDLYANVRPARTYAGRPGRLGEFDLVVVRENTEGFYADRNMEQGNGEMLVTPDVAISLRRITRACCERIAHAACRLAMKRRKHLTIVHKANVLKIGDGMFLDICRGAAKAYPGLAVDDILVDAMMAHVVRNPDRFDVIVATNMFGDILSDLTAELSGSLGLGGSLNVGDRHAMAQAAHGSAPDIAGQDVANPVSLILSTALLLAWHGETSGAVRYEEAARAIEAAVAKALREGRATRDVGGRLGTIAAGAAIAEILRAE from the coding sequence ATGCACATCGTCGTCATGCCGGGTGACGGCATTGGACCGGAGATCACGACCGCGACATCGCTCGTTCTGCGCGCAGCGTCCGAGCGCTTCCAGCTCAACCTGCGCCTGGAGGAGCACGCGGTCGGGCATGCGAGCCTGAAGCAATTCGGCACCACCGTGCGTCCCGAACTGCTCGACATCGTCCGTGCCGCCGACGGCCTGATCCTGGGGCCGACCGCGACCTTCGACTTCAAGGACGAGGCGCATGGCGAGATCAATCCGTCCAGGCATTTCCGCAAGAGCCTCGACCTCTACGCCAATGTCAGGCCCGCGCGCACCTATGCCGGGCGGCCCGGCCGCCTCGGCGAATTCGACCTCGTCGTGGTGCGCGAGAATACCGAAGGCTTCTACGCCGATCGCAACATGGAGCAGGGCAACGGCGAGATGCTGGTCACGCCCGATGTCGCGATCTCGCTGCGCCGGATCACGCGGGCGTGCTGCGAGCGCATCGCGCATGCCGCCTGCCGTCTCGCGATGAAGCGGCGCAAGCATCTCACCATCGTGCACAAGGCCAACGTGCTCAAGATCGGCGACGGCATGTTTCTCGACATCTGCCGCGGGGCGGCGAAGGCCTATCCCGGTCTCGCGGTCGACGACATCCTGGTCGACGCCATGATGGCGCATGTGGTGCGCAATCCCGATCGTTTCGACGTCATCGTCGCCACCAACATGTTCGGCGACATCCTGTCCGATCTCACGGCAGAACTCTCCGGCAGCCTCGGCCTCGGCGGCTCGCTCAATGTCGGCGACCGCCATGCGATGGCGCAGGCCGCGCACGGTTCGGCGCCCGATATCGCAGGGCAGGACGTCGCCAATCCGGTGTCGCTGATCCTGTCGACCGCCCTGCTGCTGGCCTGGCACGGCGAGACAAGCGGCGCCGTCCGCTACGAGGAAGCCGCGCGCGCGATCGAAGCCGCAGTGGCGAAGGCGCTTCGCGAGGGCAGGGCGACGCGCGACGTCGGCGGCAGGCTCGGCACGATCGCGGCGGGGGCGGCAATTGCGGAGATACTGCGAGCCGAGTGA